A part of Tachysurus vachellii isolate PV-2020 chromosome 4, HZAU_Pvac_v1, whole genome shotgun sequence genomic DNA contains:
- the LOC132844592 gene encoding sterol O-acyltransferase 2-like isoform X5 — MASSKTSSKVVNRTSGLASHSNLAPTENGPDRQNKYNSEDILQWSKHVEQIKAEVIEQVKAQMSEVLDKVLTDSLQSFSQSARSSAVENTQQQTDEKPRRHRMQDGKVFVARQSILDELFEISHIQTIYHMFVAALFLFIISTLAVDYIDQGRLVLDFDLFFYAFGQLGVVIWAWFIMFGYTLLGPYHILRQWRELHSNYQWKMPISIATSIVLLAAEMSVLGYFPVYVVLHYQLPTASRFIVILEQIRFLMKSYSFIREMVVAVHRAKSKKDEVARFPSLYSYLYFLFCPTLIYRETYPRNPYIRWNYVRRNFAMILGSLFYLYFILVRLCIPVYMNKSNQPFSRRTLVLAVFHSTLPGMLILLLGFFAFLHCWLNAFAEMLRFADRMFYKDWWNSTSFANYYRTWNIVVHDWLYYYAYQDFIWLLGHRLRSVATLSVFAVSAFVHEYAFTMGFGFFYPVMFCLFAIIGVVFNFTLHDKRKSPVWNIIMWTCLFIGQGVQVCLYCLEWNAQVQCPRTGTGFWELVTPRSWTCNYTG, encoded by the exons ATGGCAAGCAGCAAGACGAGCAGTAAAGTGGTTAATCGCACCAGTGGCCTGGCATCACATAGTAATCTTGCTCCCACAGAGAATGGGCCTGACAGACAGA ACAAGTATAATTCAGAAGATATACTACAATGGTCAAAGCATGTAGAG CAGATAAAAGCAGAGGTCATTGAACAAGTAAAAGCTCAGATGAGTGAGGTGTTGGACAAAGTACTTACAGACTCACTGCAGTCGTTCTCCCAAAGTGCACGTTCCAGTGCAGTTGAGAATACACAGCAACAGACTGATGAAAAACCTAGgag GCATAGAATGCAGGATGGAAAAGTTTTTGTGGCCAGACAGTCCATACTTGA TGAGCTGTTTGAGATCAGTCACATCCAGACCATTTATCACATGTTTGTCGCTGCgctcttcctcttcatcatcagCACATTGGCAGTGGACTACATTGACCAGGGCAG gTTGGTTCTAGATTTTGACTTGTTCTTCTATGCCTTTGGTCAGCTGGGTGTTGTCATATGGGCATGGTTTATCATGTTCGGTTACACCCTACTTGGACCGTACCATATTCTGAGGCAGTGGAGGGAACTGCACAGTAACTACCAGTGGAAAATGCCAATATCAATAGCAACATCTATTGTGCTGTTGGCAGCTGAAATGAGTGTGCTGGGGTACTTTCCAGTGTATGTTGTCCTGCACTACCAGTTGCCCACAGCATCACGGTTCATCGTCATACTAGAACAG ATACGATTCCTGATGAAGAGCTACTCCTTTATTCGGGAGATGGTGGTGGCAGTCCACAGAGCCAAATCAAAGAAAG atgAAGTTGCCAGATTCCCTTCTCTTTACAGCtatctttatttccttttttgccCAACTCTGATCTACAGGGAGACATATCCACG AAACCCTTATATCAGATGGAACTATGTGAGGAGGAACTTTGCAATG ATTTTGGGAAGTCTGTTTTATCTCTACTTTATCCTGGTACGTCTTTGTATCCCTGTGTACATGAATAAGAGCAACCAGCCATTCAGCCGACGCACTCTGGTTCTGGCTGTGTTTCACTCAACCTTACCag GAATGCTGATACTCCTACTGGgcttttttgcttttctgcACTGTTGGCTCAATGCCTTTGCTGAGATGCTACGCTTTGCTGATCGGATGTTTTACAAA GACTGGTGGAACTCCACCTCCTTTGCTAACTACTACCGCACCTGGAACATTGTGGTACATGACTGGCTCTATTATTATGCCTACCAGGACTTCATCTGg ctATTGGGCCATCGTCTGCGTTCAGTAGCCACGCTGTCTGTGTTTGCAGTTTCAGCTTTTGTCCATGAATATGCTTTTACAATGGGCTTTGGCTTTTTCTACCCTGTGATGTTCTGTCTGTTTGCAATTATTGGAG TGGTCTTCAACTTCACCCTCCATGACAAGCGCAAGAGCCCTGTGTGGAATATTATTATGTGGACGTGTCTGTTCATTGGCCAAGGGGTTCAGGTGTGCCTATACTGCCTAGAATGGAACGCTCAGGTTCAGTGCCCACGTACTGGG ACAGGGTTCTGGGAGCTGGTGACACCAAGATCCTGGACATGTAATTATACAGGATAA